One part of the Methylobacterium terrae genome encodes these proteins:
- a CDS encoding class I adenylate-forming enzyme family protein gives MRDVLTPGQMLAVQARLQPDRIGARDLEREMTFRQWNARACRLANGLLGLGLTKGERVAVLAYNCVEWLEIYAAMAKAGLVAVPINFRLVGGEVRYILEDAEVSALILQDELAGTIEEIRADLPVAESRVVWFGATPCPAGFSSYEDLIGRAREDEPGTVIAPSDPWMLMYTSGTTGKPKGAIRSHRGAAMLSMITEIELGIHRRDSALLVMPMCHANSLYFFGAFSYCGGVTSVYSRKSFDPEHCVRALAEGGASFTSLVPTHYAMMLGLSQQVRDRYDLTRITRLMISSAPARPDTKRAVMEFFPNSGLYELYGATEVGWATMLHPPEQFTKLGSVGRECVGSAPIKLLDEAGNEVPDGEAGELFCSNPYLFDGYWKLPEKTKEAFRGEYCTVGDMARRDADGFIHLVDRKSNMIISGGENIYPSEVEALLGGHPAVHDVAVVGLPDETWGERVHAVVVLRDGASATEGEILGWCKDRLAGFKRPRTVSFMADDAMPRTATGKNLHRKLKERLVRGEG, from the coding sequence ATGAGGGATGTGCTCACGCCCGGGCAGATGCTCGCCGTCCAGGCGCGCCTGCAGCCCGACCGGATCGGCGCGCGCGACCTCGAGCGCGAGATGACGTTCCGGCAGTGGAACGCCCGCGCCTGCCGCCTCGCCAACGGCCTGCTCGGCCTCGGCCTGACGAAGGGCGAGCGGGTCGCGGTGCTGGCCTACAATTGCGTCGAGTGGCTCGAGATCTACGCCGCGATGGCGAAGGCCGGCCTCGTCGCGGTGCCGATCAACTTCCGGCTGGTCGGCGGGGAAGTGCGCTACATCCTGGAGGATGCCGAGGTCTCGGCCCTGATCCTGCAAGATGAGCTGGCCGGCACGATCGAGGAGATCCGCGCCGACCTGCCGGTGGCGGAGTCGCGCGTGGTGTGGTTCGGGGCGACGCCGTGCCCGGCGGGCTTCTCGTCCTACGAGGACCTGATCGGCCGGGCCCGCGAGGACGAGCCCGGCACCGTGATCGCCCCGTCGGACCCGTGGATGCTGATGTACACCTCGGGCACCACCGGCAAGCCGAAGGGGGCGATCCGCTCGCATCGCGGCGCCGCCATGCTGTCGATGATCACCGAGATCGAGCTCGGCATCCACCGGCGCGATTCGGCACTGCTGGTCATGCCCATGTGTCACGCGAACTCGCTCTACTTCTTCGGCGCGTTCAGCTATTGCGGCGGCGTCACCAGCGTGTACTCGCGCAAGAGCTTCGACCCGGAGCATTGCGTGCGCGCGCTCGCCGAGGGCGGGGCGAGCTTCACCTCCCTGGTGCCGACCCACTACGCGATGATGCTGGGTCTGAGCCAGCAGGTCCGGGACCGCTACGACCTCACCCGCATCACCCGGCTGATGATCTCCTCGGCCCCGGCCCGGCCCGACACCAAGCGGGCGGTGATGGAGTTCTTCCCGAATTCCGGGCTCTACGAATTGTACGGCGCCACCGAGGTCGGCTGGGCGACGATGCTGCACCCGCCCGAGCAGTTCACCAAGCTCGGCTCGGTCGGCCGCGAATGCGTCGGCTCGGCGCCGATCAAGCTGCTGGATGAAGCCGGCAACGAGGTGCCGGACGGCGAGGCCGGCGAGCTGTTCTGCTCGAACCCCTACCTGTTCGACGGCTACTGGAAGCTGCCGGAGAAGACGAAGGAGGCCTTCCGCGGCGAGTACTGCACCGTCGGCGACATGGCCCGGCGCGACGCGGACGGGTTCATCCACCTCGTCGACCGCAAGAGCAACATGATCATCTCCGGCGGCGAGAACATCTATCCGTCCGAGGTCGAGGCCCTGCTCGGCGGCCACCCGGCGGTGCACGACGTCGCGGTGGTCGGCCTGCCGGACGAGACCTGGGGCGAGCGGGTCCATGCCGTCGTCGTGCTGCGCGACGGCGCCTCCGCCACCGAGGGCGAAATCCTCGGATGGTGCAAGGACCGCTTGGCCGGCTTCAAGCGCCCGCGCACGGTCTCGTTCATGGCCGACGACGCGATGCCCCGCACGGCGACGGGGAAGAACCTGCACCGGAAGCTGAAGGAGAGGCTGGTGCGCGGGGAGGGGTAG
- a CDS encoding TRAP transporter substrate-binding protein: MNTPRSTGLHRRHLLASSLGAAAALTTGFPRPALAQGAKLAFKLGTDLPVPHPVNVRLKEAIAAIGRETNGAVEISLFPSNQLGSDSDMLSQIRSGALELATFPGTVVSTLVPATSLTGIGFAFTSYDKVWAAMDGEVGGYIRRAIEKANLVPFETTWDNGFRQITTSTKPIRTPDDLKNFKIRVPVVPLWVSMFSALGAAPVSIPLSEAYSALQTRIADGQENPLALINFAKFYEVQKYCSLTNHAWDGFWMMASGRVWKGVPADVRAIMEKHLNAAALRERDDIAQANRDTQKELEGRGLTFNATDPAAFQGALKATKFYGQWREKFGPEAWALVQKYAGDIG, translated from the coding sequence ATGAACACCCCCCGCTCCACGGGTCTCCACCGGCGGCACCTGCTGGCATCAAGCCTCGGTGCCGCCGCAGCGTTGACGACCGGCTTCCCGCGGCCGGCCCTGGCGCAAGGCGCCAAGCTCGCCTTCAAGCTCGGCACCGACCTGCCGGTGCCGCATCCGGTGAACGTGCGCCTCAAGGAGGCGATCGCGGCGATCGGCCGGGAGACCAACGGCGCCGTCGAGATCAGCCTGTTCCCGTCGAACCAGCTGGGCAGCGACTCGGACATGCTGTCCCAGATCCGCTCCGGCGCGCTCGAACTCGCGACCTTCCCGGGCACCGTGGTCTCGACGCTCGTGCCGGCGACCTCGCTCACCGGCATCGGCTTCGCCTTCACGAGCTACGACAAGGTCTGGGCCGCGATGGACGGCGAGGTCGGCGGCTATATCCGCCGGGCGATCGAGAAGGCGAACCTCGTGCCCTTCGAGACGACCTGGGACAACGGCTTTCGCCAGATCACCACCAGCACCAAGCCGATCCGCACGCCCGACGACCTCAAGAACTTCAAGATCCGCGTGCCGGTGGTGCCGCTCTGGGTCTCGATGTTCTCGGCGCTCGGCGCCGCGCCGGTCAGCATCCCGCTGAGCGAGGCCTATTCGGCGCTCCAGACCCGGATCGCCGACGGGCAGGAGAACCCGCTGGCCTTGATCAATTTCGCCAAGTTCTACGAGGTGCAGAAATACTGCTCGCTCACCAACCACGCCTGGGACGGGTTCTGGATGATGGCGAGCGGCCGGGTCTGGAAGGGCGTGCCGGCGGACGTGCGGGCGATCATGGAGAAGCACCTCAACGCCGCGGCGTTGAGGGAGCGCGACGACATCGCCCAGGCCAACCGCGACACCCAGAAGGAGCTGGAGGGACGGGGGCTTACGTTCAACGCCACCGACCCGGCCGCTTTCCAGGGGGCGTTGAAGGCGACCAAGTTCTACGGCCAGTGGCGCGAGAAGTTCGGGCCGGAGGCCTGGGCGCTGGTGCAGAAATATGCAGGCGACATCGGCTGA
- a CDS encoding GntR family transcriptional regulator has protein sequence MAGETDARSLTRHRLVEQVYGAIFSEITEGRLPPNTRLIQDELADAYGVSRQPVQQALLLLRNHGIVRDAPRRGLVVAPLEAAFVQNLYEVRGVLEGLTSRLAAERNPARAGREGLPLVAAGRAAAQAGSVAGLIEADIAFHRFLGEIAENPIIVETAAPHFNHLRRIMGEVLREDEAMPTRIWDEHAAILDAIAAGEAEAADRLSRQHIARAATIFVERLQAQEDAFALEARSRRVRR, from the coding sequence ATGGCCGGCGAGACCGACGCCCGCAGCCTGACGCGCCACCGGCTCGTCGAGCAGGTCTACGGCGCGATCTTCAGCGAGATCACCGAGGGGCGGCTGCCGCCCAACACCCGGCTGATCCAGGACGAACTGGCGGATGCCTACGGCGTCTCGCGCCAGCCGGTGCAGCAGGCGCTGCTGCTGCTGCGCAACCACGGCATCGTGCGCGACGCGCCCCGCCGCGGGCTGGTGGTGGCGCCGCTCGAAGCCGCGTTCGTGCAGAACCTCTACGAGGTGCGCGGCGTGCTCGAAGGCCTGACGAGCCGGCTCGCCGCCGAGCGCAACCCGGCCCGGGCCGGCCGAGAGGGTCTTCCCCTGGTGGCGGCGGGGCGCGCGGCGGCGCAAGCCGGCTCGGTGGCGGGGCTGATCGAGGCCGACATCGCCTTCCACCGCTTCCTCGGCGAGATCGCCGAGAACCCGATCATCGTCGAGACGGCGGCGCCGCACTTCAACCACCTGCGGCGGATCATGGGCGAGGTGCTGCGCGAGGACGAGGCGATGCCGACCCGCATCTGGGACGAGCACGCGGCGATCCTGGACGCCATCGCGGCGGGCGAGGCCGAGGCGGCCGACCGGTTGTCGCGCCAGCACATCGCCCGGGCCGCCACGATCTTCGTCGAGCGGCTTCAGGCGCAGGAGGATGCGTTCGCGCTGGAGGCGCGCAGCCGGCGGGTGCGGCGGTAA